The following proteins come from a genomic window of Proteiniphilum propionicum:
- a CDS encoding heavy-metal-associated domain-containing protein, producing the protein MRTIRFKTNINCSNCLAKVTPFLNRKEGIHSWNMELDNPDKILVVETEDLVPEDIIKTVKRTGFDAEVI; encoded by the coding sequence ATGAGAACTATCAGATTCAAAACAAATATAAATTGCTCAAACTGCCTAGCTAAGGTTACCCCTTTTTTGAATAGAAAGGAAGGAATACATTCATGGAATATGGAGCTTGACAATCCAGATAAAATATTGGTTGTGGAAACGGAAGATCTAGTTCCGGAGGATATCATCAAAACCGTGAAACGAACCGGTTTTGATGCAGAGGTAATTTAA
- a CDS encoding phosphoribosylanthranilate isomerase: MIIKVCGMRDEENIRKVEQLGVDWMGFIFYRKSLRYTGGKLAYIPEKVKRVGIFVDEDIDSLLALADNNRLQILQLHGNESPAYCNALRDKGFSVIKSFGISIDEPFPIVLTERYEGCCDYFLFDTKSPLYGGTGRKFNRELLLDYRGGTPFLLSGGISPEDAESVKYFSHPKYIGIDVNSRFEIAPAIKDIELIRILIEHFR; this comes from the coding sequence ATGATCATCAAGGTGTGTGGTATGCGCGATGAAGAGAACATTCGCAAAGTAGAACAGCTGGGGGTGGATTGGATGGGATTTATCTTTTACAGGAAGTCGCTCCGCTACACAGGTGGAAAATTGGCCTATATCCCGGAGAAGGTGAAGAGAGTAGGCATTTTTGTGGATGAGGATATCGATTCTCTTCTTGCATTGGCTGATAATAACCGCTTGCAGATTTTGCAATTGCACGGAAATGAATCTCCTGCATATTGCAATGCGTTGAGAGATAAAGGCTTTTCGGTGATAAAATCATTTGGAATAAGCATAGATGAGCCCTTCCCCATAGTGCTTACGGAACGTTATGAAGGTTGTTGCGACTATTTTCTCTTCGATACAAAATCACCGCTTTATGGTGGTACCGGCAGGAAATTCAACCGTGAGCTGCTTTTGGATTACCGTGGCGGAACACCTTTTCTGTTAAGTGGCGGTATCTCACCGGAAGATGCAGAGTCAGTGAAATATTTTTCACATCCCAAGTATATAGGAATCGATGTGAACAGTCGTTTTGAGATTGCCCCGGCAATTAAAGATATTGAATTAATAAGAATATTAATAGAACACTTCCGTTAA
- a CDS encoding DUF3810 domain-containing protein: MAKKQNRHKFTHLLTVAGALFGVIIIFSRSTPLSEWYMRHIYPAVATVLSMLSGLFPFSLYDLFIMAASLYLIKLILFVIIRKSGFKKFLYSLVRFATILVTWFYFAWGISYFREDFYAKSDLQETTFGAENLKNFAVRFIADANNAFVDFDIVDKEIVREEIEKSYISLHRKLGIAYPNGKRRVKPMMFESLYSKMGVSGYFGPFFNEIHVNDYSLNFTYPFTLAHEMAHQFGIATESEANLYAFIVCVGSEDERIRYSAYVSTLLYLMNDAAYFLPDEVESLTSPIRTEIIADLRRNREHWLVVRNKSLSEVQDRGYDAYLKTNKVSSGRENYSEVVGLLISSYDIYIKK; the protein is encoded by the coding sequence ATGGCAAAAAAACAAAACAGGCACAAATTTACGCATCTGCTGACAGTTGCAGGGGCGTTGTTTGGAGTGATAATCATTTTCAGCCGCAGCACCCCCCTTTCGGAATGGTATATGCGCCACATTTACCCTGCGGTTGCAACCGTGCTATCCATGCTATCGGGGTTATTCCCCTTTTCACTCTACGACCTGTTTATTATGGCAGCGTCACTTTATCTGATAAAGCTGATTCTCTTTGTGATCATTCGGAAGAGTGGTTTTAAAAAGTTTCTTTATTCGCTGGTTCGTTTTGCGACGATTCTGGTCACCTGGTTTTATTTCGCATGGGGCATCTCCTATTTCAGGGAAGATTTTTATGCGAAGAGCGATCTCCAGGAGACTACATTTGGCGCAGAAAATCTAAAAAACTTTGCTGTTCGTTTTATTGCAGATGCCAACAACGCTTTTGTGGATTTCGATATCGTGGACAAAGAGATTGTCCGGGAAGAGATTGAAAAATCTTATATCTCATTGCACCGGAAGCTGGGGATTGCCTACCCCAATGGCAAAAGAAGAGTAAAACCCATGATGTTTGAATCGCTCTACTCGAAAATGGGTGTCTCCGGGTATTTCGGACCTTTTTTCAATGAAATTCATGTGAACGACTACAGCCTGAATTTCACTTACCCTTTCACATTGGCACATGAAATGGCCCATCAGTTTGGTATTGCGACCGAATCGGAAGCCAACCTGTATGCATTTATTGTTTGCGTGGGAAGCGAAGATGAACGAATTCGGTACAGTGCTTATGTCTCAACGCTTCTCTATTTGATGAACGATGCTGCTTATTTTCTGCCGGATGAGGTTGAGTCATTGACATCGCCAATACGAACGGAAATAATCGCAGATTTGAGAAGAAACCGGGAACACTGGCTGGTCGTCAGGAACAAGTCTCTCTCGGAGGTGCAGGACAGGGGCTATGATGCTTATCTGAAAACAAACAAAGTAAGCTCGGGGCGTGAGAACTACTCCGAAGTAGTTGGATTACTGATTTCAAGCTACGACATCTACATAAAAAAATAG
- the trpD gene encoding anthranilate phosphoribosyltransferase: protein MKEILYKLFDSHYLSREEAKQILFNIVNGDIPDTQIASLITSFLMRSISVDEILGFRDALLEMRLPTDLSEYSPLDIVGTGGDGKNTFNISTSACFVVAGAGYNVVKHGNYGATSISGASNVIEQLGVKFTTDINLLRKSLENCHITYLHAPLFSPALKAVAPVRKSLGVRNFFNVLGPLVNPVQPKYQMLGVYNLSMLRLYSYIYQEEDKKFCIVHSLDGYDEVSLTSQFKVSSNKGEQLFVPEELGFSRVSQEALYGGDTPEEAAQIFRNVLNCRATDAQMNAVLVNAAFGIQTIDQEKPIGECLQMAEDSLYGKKALMVLEKFVTLNS from the coding sequence ATGAAAGAAATACTCTATAAGCTTTTTGACTCTCATTATCTTTCTCGAGAAGAAGCCAAACAGATACTTTTCAATATTGTAAATGGAGATATTCCCGATACCCAGATTGCATCTCTTATCACCTCCTTTCTGATGCGAAGCATATCGGTGGATGAGATACTGGGATTTCGCGATGCACTGCTTGAGATGCGTTTACCGACAGATCTGTCTGAATACAGTCCGCTGGATATTGTGGGAACAGGCGGCGACGGCAAAAATACATTTAATATTTCTACATCGGCATGCTTTGTGGTTGCCGGAGCAGGATACAACGTAGTTAAGCATGGCAATTACGGGGCCACCTCCATTAGTGGTGCAAGTAACGTTATTGAGCAGCTGGGAGTGAAGTTTACTACCGATATTAATCTTCTTCGAAAAAGTCTGGAGAACTGCCATATTACATATCTTCACGCTCCTCTGTTCAGCCCGGCATTAAAGGCTGTAGCTCCTGTGAGAAAAAGCCTTGGAGTCCGCAATTTTTTCAATGTGCTGGGGCCGCTTGTAAACCCTGTGCAACCCAAATACCAGATGCTGGGTGTCTACAACCTGTCTATGTTGCGGTTATACAGTTATATTTACCAGGAGGAGGATAAGAAATTCTGTATCGTACATAGTCTTGACGGTTATGATGAAGTATCTCTCACAAGTCAGTTTAAAGTGTCCTCAAATAAAGGCGAACAGCTGTTTGTCCCTGAAGAACTCGGTTTTAGCCGTGTATCACAGGAGGCGTTGTATGGAGGGGACACCCCTGAAGAGGCTGCTCAAATATTCCGGAATGTTCTTAATTGCAGGGCGACTGATGCACAGATGAATGCGGTGTTGGTTAATGCTGCTTTCGGCATTCAGACAATCGATCAGGAGAAACCTATCGGGGAGTGTTTACAAATGGCCGAAGATTCATTGTATGGGAAAAAGGCATTGATGGTGCTGGAGAAATTTGTAACGTTAAACAGTTGA
- the trpB gene encoding tryptophan synthase subunit beta, with protein MQHFSIDGKGYYGEFGGAYIPEILHQCVTDLKEAYLAIIESKSFQKEFNRLLHDYVGRPSPLYYSNRLSERFGAKIYLKREDLNHTGAHKINNTTGQILIAREMGKTRIIAETGAGQHGVATATVCALMQMPCTVYMGKTDVERQQVNVRKMEMLGAKVVPVTSGNMTLKDATNEAIRDWCSHPADTHYIIGSTIGPHPYPDLVARLQSVISKEIRVQLAEKEGRDYPDYLFACVGGGSNAAGTIYEYLDNEKVRIVLAEAGGKGIDSGESAATIHLGKPGVLHGCRTLLMQTEDGQITEPYSISAGLDYPGIGPVHANLAATGRAKVYAINDNEALRAAFDLTRHEGIIPALESAHALAALEKVDFSPGDIVVLTLSGRGDKDLDTYFRYEKEY; from the coding sequence ATGCAACATTTTTCAATTGATGGGAAGGGATATTATGGGGAGTTTGGAGGAGCATACATTCCTGAAATACTGCATCAGTGTGTAACAGACCTCAAGGAGGCTTATCTGGCAATTATCGAGAGTAAGAGCTTTCAGAAAGAGTTTAACCGGCTTCTGCACGATTATGTGGGGCGGCCTTCGCCGCTTTATTACTCAAACCGTCTGTCGGAGCGTTTCGGGGCGAAGATATATCTGAAACGGGAAGACCTAAACCATACGGGTGCACATAAAATAAACAACACCACCGGACAGATCCTGATAGCCCGTGAAATGGGTAAAACACGTATTATTGCAGAGACAGGAGCAGGACAACACGGCGTAGCAACGGCTACTGTTTGTGCACTGATGCAGATGCCGTGTACGGTTTACATGGGAAAAACCGATGTAGAACGTCAGCAGGTGAATGTGAGAAAGATGGAGATGTTGGGTGCAAAGGTTGTTCCGGTCACTTCCGGTAATATGACACTGAAAGACGCCACCAACGAGGCAATACGCGACTGGTGCAGCCATCCCGCCGACACCCACTACATTATAGGGTCGACCATCGGCCCCCATCCCTATCCCGACCTTGTAGCACGTTTGCAATCGGTCATCAGTAAGGAGATCAGGGTTCAGCTTGCAGAAAAAGAGGGGCGTGATTATCCTGATTACCTCTTTGCCTGTGTGGGCGGCGGGAGTAATGCTGCTGGTACCATTTATGAGTACCTGGATAATGAAAAGGTTCGCATAGTGTTGGCTGAAGCTGGAGGTAAAGGAATAGACAGCGGCGAATCGGCTGCTACAATCCATCTGGGTAAACCGGGTGTGTTGCACGGCTGCAGAACACTGCTGATGCAGACCGAAGACGGGCAGATCACTGAGCCCTATTCCATCTCTGCCGGACTCGATTACCCGGGCATAGGTCCGGTACATGCCAATCTTGCAGCTACAGGGCGAGCAAAAGTGTACGCTATCAACGATAACGAAGCGCTAAGAGCTGCATTTGACCTTACACGGCATGAAGGTATAATTCCGGCACTTGAATCTGCTCATGCTCTTGCAGCGCTCGAGAAAGTGGATTTCTCTCCCGGTGATATTGTTGTATTGACACTTTCCGGAAGAGGAGACAAGGATCTCGATACATATTTCAGGTATGAAAAAGAGTACTAA
- a CDS encoding DUF6146 family protein — MKKLFLLFTAVSFIVACSGPKGLVKIEPNGSEAAPEDSVEYELIVMDAGFETWYTLQDSPARYRSQQYYEGWNQQYVSAWNYLATQPGRRSFFQTIVGYEPGVDYGFKLNHKLFYYFQYVEHVLGIPILSYHPEGVVF, encoded by the coding sequence ATGAAAAAGTTATTCCTTTTATTTACAGCCGTATCATTCATTGTTGCCTGCTCGGGGCCAAAAGGATTGGTAAAGATTGAACCGAACGGTAGTGAGGCCGCTCCGGAAGATTCCGTGGAATACGAGCTGATTGTCATGGATGCGGGATTCGAGACCTGGTATACACTCCAGGATTCACCGGCCAGGTACCGTTCGCAACAGTACTACGAAGGCTGGAACCAACAATATGTGTCGGCCTGGAACTATCTGGCTACACAACCGGGCAGAAGATCTTTTTTTCAGACCATCGTTGGATATGAACCGGGTGTGGACTATGGCTTCAAGCTAAACCACAAACTGTTCTACTATTTTCAGTACGTGGAACATGTTCTGGGTATTCCCATTCTGTCCTACCATCCGGAGGGCGTGGTCTTTTGA
- a CDS encoding heavy metal translocating P-type ATPase, which yields MKENLSYKIYITGEPAMSELSFQQIKGIASFHFNGRQKMITIAIDEKYNDAAAEILQEVAAVIRKSGGEVKTEKIIRPVLNMTCSACASSTQNILSFVPGVLAASVNYGNGKGNIEFLPGVVTPSDMKTALREIGYDLLIEEEEVSFENLEHLREENYIKLRRDTIWAVGLAVPLVIIGMFFMYAPFANIAMWLLATPALFIFGRRFFVGAWKQAKHHTANMDTLVALSTGIAYLFSLFNMLYPRFWENRGLEAHVYFEAAGVIIAFILLGKLLEARARGNTSEAIRKLMGLQPSTVIVFRDGKPEEIPIEEVLVGDIVLVKPGDKIAVDGEVTEGSSFVDESMISGEPIHVEKLPGEKVYAGTINQKGSFRFKARKVGKETLLAHIIKTVDEAQGSKAPVQGLVDRIAGVFVPVVIIIALLSFVVWVISGGGNGFVFGLMAMVTVLVIACPCALGLATPTAIMVGIGKGAEEGILIKDAESLEMTKDIDVVVLDKTGTITEGRPQVSSVMWEPGILTFYHNIFYSIEYRSEHPLADAITGALKENCTLLGDVTVQQVSGRGIEGRYNGLTYYVGNEQFIKEKNILISSELQRKIDEELNVAHTVSLFADEKKAYGVVGITDKMKPTSREAIDKLRDMGIDVAIYTGDNEKVAAALAKELGITHYKGSVLPEEKAEMVKELQQKGKKVAMVGDGINDSGALAQADVSIAMGAGSDIAMDVAKMTIISSDLNKIPKAIQLSRATVKTIRQNLFWAFIYNIIGIPIAAGVLYPLTGFMLNPMIAGAAMALSSVSVVTNSLRLKNKKI from the coding sequence ATGAAAGAGAATCTCAGTTACAAAATATATATCACAGGCGAGCCGGCTATGTCTGAACTCTCCTTTCAACAGATAAAAGGTATTGCATCGTTTCATTTTAACGGCAGACAGAAAATGATAACGATAGCAATAGATGAAAAATATAATGATGCTGCAGCAGAGATACTGCAGGAGGTGGCAGCTGTCATCAGGAAATCGGGAGGAGAGGTAAAAACTGAAAAAATCATCCGGCCGGTGCTCAACATGACTTGTTCTGCGTGCGCATCAAGTACTCAGAATATCCTTTCGTTTGTTCCGGGTGTGCTTGCCGCATCTGTTAACTATGGCAATGGTAAAGGGAATATTGAGTTCCTTCCGGGTGTTGTAACTCCTTCGGATATGAAAACTGCCCTTCGTGAGATAGGGTACGATTTGTTGATAGAGGAGGAAGAGGTTTCGTTTGAAAATCTGGAACATCTCCGGGAAGAGAATTATATAAAACTTCGTCGTGATACTATCTGGGCAGTGGGATTGGCTGTCCCCCTGGTGATTATAGGCATGTTTTTTATGTATGCTCCGTTTGCCAACATAGCGATGTGGTTGCTGGCAACCCCTGCCCTGTTTATATTCGGACGACGTTTTTTTGTTGGTGCCTGGAAGCAAGCCAAACACCATACCGCCAACATGGATACGCTGGTTGCACTAAGTACCGGGATCGCCTATCTGTTCAGCCTTTTTAATATGCTCTACCCTCGGTTTTGGGAAAACCGCGGTTTGGAAGCACATGTTTATTTTGAGGCGGCGGGTGTGATTATCGCCTTTATCCTGCTTGGGAAATTGCTAGAAGCCCGTGCCAGGGGAAACACCTCTGAGGCTATCAGGAAGCTGATGGGGCTGCAGCCCTCCACTGTGATTGTTTTCAGGGACGGGAAACCGGAAGAGATTCCCATTGAAGAGGTACTTGTAGGTGATATAGTTCTCGTGAAGCCGGGAGACAAAATTGCTGTGGATGGCGAGGTGACGGAAGGAAGTTCTTTTGTAGATGAAAGCATGATATCAGGTGAACCGATTCATGTTGAAAAACTCCCGGGAGAAAAGGTTTATGCCGGTACCATCAACCAGAAAGGAAGCTTCCGCTTCAAGGCCCGGAAGGTGGGTAAGGAGACGTTGCTGGCACATATAATAAAAACCGTGGATGAAGCACAGGGAAGTAAGGCACCCGTACAGGGATTGGTGGACAGAATTGCAGGTGTATTTGTTCCGGTAGTGATCATTATTGCTTTGCTGAGCTTTGTTGTTTGGGTTATTTCCGGTGGTGGCAACGGCTTTGTTTTCGGACTGATGGCGATGGTGACGGTGCTGGTGATTGCCTGTCCCTGTGCTCTGGGACTGGCCACACCTACAGCCATTATGGTTGGTATAGGTAAAGGAGCGGAAGAGGGTATTCTGATCAAGGATGCCGAGAGCCTGGAGATGACAAAGGATATTGATGTTGTGGTGCTCGATAAGACCGGTACCATTACCGAGGGGAGGCCGCAGGTTAGCTCTGTTATGTGGGAGCCTGGTATTCTTACGTTTTATCATAACATCTTTTACAGTATTGAATACAGGTCGGAGCATCCCCTGGCGGATGCTATCACGGGAGCACTGAAAGAGAACTGTACATTACTTGGCGATGTGACTGTGCAACAGGTAAGCGGAAGAGGAATAGAGGGGAGATATAATGGGTTGACGTATTATGTGGGGAATGAGCAGTTTATAAAGGAGAAGAACATATTGATCTCATCTGAACTGCAACGCAAAATCGACGAAGAACTGAATGTTGCGCATACTGTCTCCCTGTTTGCCGATGAGAAGAAGGCATATGGTGTGGTAGGTATTACCGATAAAATGAAACCTACTTCCAGAGAGGCGATAGATAAACTTCGCGATATGGGAATTGACGTGGCTATATATACCGGAGATAATGAGAAAGTAGCAGCTGCATTGGCAAAAGAGTTGGGCATCACTCACTATAAAGGGAGTGTCTTACCCGAAGAAAAGGCCGAAATGGTGAAGGAACTCCAGCAAAAGGGAAAAAAAGTTGCGATGGTGGGAGATGGAATAAACGATAGTGGTGCGCTGGCTCAGGCCGATGTAAGCATCGCCATGGGAGCGGGGAGCGATATCGCAATGGATGTGGCGAAAATGACCATTATTTCTTCTGATCTGAATAAGATACCTAAGGCAATCCAACTCTCCCGGGCAACAGTCAAGACCATCCGTCAGAACCTTTTTTGGGCGTTTATTTATAATATTATTGGCATCCCCATAGCGGCAGGGGTATTGTATCCTCTCACAGGCTTTATGCTAAACCCCATGATTGCTGGTGCTGCAATGGCATTGAGTTCTGTAAGTGTGGTGACAAACAGCCTGCGTCTGAAGAACAAAAAAATATGA
- the trpC gene encoding indole-3-glycerol phosphate synthase TrpC: MKDILREIIIHKRTEVARRKEKQPFPFLEKQLEDAVIPFYSLKTALEFSETGIIAEFKRRSPSKGWLYRSADVSRVTKEYESSGASALSVLTDERYFGGTMEDLEKASCGVKIPVMRKEFIIDEYQLFEAKLAGASAVLLIAAAITKKECIELTQLACDLQLEVLLELHDEREVDYITPLNTLIGINNRNLESFVTDLQKSFSMAELLPEEAILISESGISDAAIVKELREAGYRGFLIGEHFMKGDNPGKSLKEMIDDITGSNGNAR, from the coding sequence ATGAAAGATATATTAAGAGAGATCATTATACATAAAAGAACAGAAGTTGCCCGGAGAAAGGAAAAGCAGCCCTTCCCCTTCCTGGAAAAGCAGCTTGAGGATGCCGTTATCCCCTTCTATTCATTGAAAACAGCTTTGGAATTTTCAGAAACAGGAATCATAGCAGAATTTAAGCGTCGTTCTCCAAGCAAGGGGTGGCTGTACCGTTCTGCCGATGTGAGCAGGGTGACAAAGGAATATGAGTCCTCAGGTGCTTCGGCACTATCTGTTCTCACTGATGAGAGATACTTTGGAGGAACGATGGAAGATCTGGAAAAGGCATCCTGTGGAGTGAAGATTCCTGTAATGCGGAAAGAGTTCATCATAGATGAGTACCAGCTGTTTGAAGCAAAACTGGCAGGTGCTAGCGCTGTACTGCTTATTGCGGCAGCTATTACAAAGAAGGAATGCATAGAGCTAACTCAACTGGCCTGCGACCTGCAACTGGAGGTCTTGCTGGAACTACACGATGAACGAGAGGTGGACTATATCACTCCGCTTAACACTCTTATCGGTATAAATAATCGTAATCTGGAAAGTTTTGTGACCGACTTGCAGAAGTCGTTCAGTATGGCAGAGCTACTTCCGGAAGAGGCTATTCTGATTTCAGAAAGCGGCATTTCTGATGCTGCAATCGTTAAAGAGTTGAGAGAGGCAGGGTATCGTGGTTTCCTTATCGGAGAACATTTTATGAAGGGCGATAATCCAGGAAAGAGCCTGAAAGAGATGATAGATGATATTACCGGTAGTAACGGCAATGCCAGGTAA
- a CDS encoding RNA polymerase sigma-70 factor, whose translation MSDEVNDLIELKNGSEKAFETIYKRYAGKLYNFIMTISHGDRYMAEEIVQSVFVKLWVIHQQINPEKSILSFLSVIAKNMLLNKYQRQTVEFLYHEYVSKEQPVHDTVTEKEIDRKWLENYINELIEQLPPSRKRIFILRRKEDLSTRQIAKVMKISVSTVETQLSLATKFIRKEFEKNYDKLFLLGLCLLI comes from the coding sequence ATGTCTGATGAAGTAAACGATCTTATTGAATTAAAGAACGGCTCGGAAAAAGCTTTTGAAACTATCTACAAACGATACGCCGGAAAGCTTTACAACTTCATTATGACCATCTCTCATGGAGACCGGTATATGGCAGAAGAGATTGTTCAATCAGTATTCGTAAAACTGTGGGTAATCCACCAGCAGATTAATCCAGAGAAGTCTATTCTTTCTTTTCTATCCGTTATCGCGAAAAACATGCTGCTTAACAAGTACCAAAGACAAACCGTTGAATTCTTGTATCATGAGTATGTTTCAAAAGAGCAGCCGGTTCATGACACGGTAACCGAGAAAGAAATTGATAGAAAATGGCTTGAAAACTACATAAATGAGCTTATCGAGCAATTACCCCCATCTAGAAAAAGGATTTTTATATTAAGAAGAAAAGAAGATTTATCAACTAGGCAAATCGCGAAGGTAATGAAAATATCCGTCAGCACTGTAGAAACTCAACTTTCACTGGCAACTAAATTTATACGAAAGGAGTTTGAAAAGAACTACGATAAATTGTTTCTCTTGGGACTCTGTTTGTTAATTTAA
- a CDS encoding anthranilate synthase component I family protein has translation MIYKFETNSKKVMGDLHTPVSTYLKVRDAFPQSALLESSDYHANENSISYLALKPIARVEVNRGICRFLFPDDREEERQLSEDFTISDALNSFIGHFEVTGSESGHCGLFGFTTFNCVKYTDNIAVRESIEERNDAPDMLYILYKYVMIFNHFTDEITLIELKEQGELSTLHKLESLINQRNYATYNFFIEGEEYSTMTDEQFKNSVREGVEHCVGGRLFQIVLSRRFVQPFSGDDFKVYRALRSINPSPYLFYFDFGGFRIFGSSPETHCKIEGSTITIDPIAGTTKRSGNYQDDMKALDYLLNDPKENAEHAMLVDLARDDLSRNAHDVKVEFFKEPQFYSHVIHLVSRVSGTLNGNADHIKAFFDTFPAGTLSGAPKVRAMQLISEIEPHNRGAYGGCIGFIGLNCDLSQAITIRTFVSRNNDLWYQAGAGVIAQSNDTYELNEVNNKLGALKLAIDKAATLFNA, from the coding sequence ATGATATACAAATTTGAAACTAACAGCAAAAAGGTGATGGGTGACTTGCATACCCCCGTGAGCACTTACCTGAAAGTAAGGGATGCATTTCCCCAGTCGGCATTGCTTGAGAGCTCCGACTACCATGCCAATGAGAACAGTATCTCTTATTTGGCACTAAAGCCAATTGCACGAGTTGAGGTGAACAGGGGTATCTGCAGATTCCTCTTTCCTGATGACCGGGAGGAAGAACGGCAACTTTCGGAAGATTTTACCATCTCCGATGCACTAAACAGCTTTATTGGACATTTTGAAGTGACTGGTAGTGAAAGTGGGCATTGCGGATTATTCGGCTTCACTACATTCAACTGTGTGAAATATACGGATAATATTGCTGTGCGAGAGAGCATAGAGGAGCGGAACGATGCCCCCGACATGCTCTATATCCTATATAAATATGTGATGATCTTCAACCATTTTACAGATGAAATCACACTGATAGAACTGAAAGAGCAAGGAGAGCTTAGCACTCTACACAAACTGGAATCACTTATAAATCAACGTAACTATGCTACTTACAACTTTTTTATAGAAGGAGAAGAATACAGCACCATGACCGACGAACAATTCAAAAATAGTGTGCGTGAAGGAGTGGAGCACTGCGTAGGTGGTAGGCTATTTCAGATTGTTCTTTCGAGAAGGTTTGTGCAACCCTTTTCGGGTGACGATTTCAAGGTTTACCGTGCATTACGTTCCATAAACCCTTCACCTTATCTTTTCTATTTCGACTTCGGCGGATTCCGCATTTTTGGTTCATCACCCGAGACGCACTGTAAGATAGAAGGATCGACCATAACTATTGATCCGATTGCCGGGACAACCAAACGGAGCGGTAACTACCAGGATGATATGAAAGCTTTGGATTATCTATTGAACGATCCGAAAGAGAATGCGGAGCATGCGATGCTGGTAGATCTTGCACGGGACGATTTGAGTCGTAATGCACACGATGTAAAGGTGGAGTTCTTCAAAGAGCCTCAGTTTTATTCTCATGTGATACACCTGGTTTCACGCGTGAGCGGAACTCTCAATGGAAATGCCGATCACATAAAAGCTTTTTTTGACACTTTCCCTGCCGGCACTCTTTCCGGTGCACCAAAGGTGAGGGCTATGCAGCTCATTTCCGAAATAGAGCCTCACAACCGCGGTGCATATGGTGGATGTATTGGGTTTATTGGTCTTAATTGCGATTTGAGCCAGGCTATTACTATCCGGACCTTTGTGAGCAGGAATAATGATCTGTGGTATCAGGCCGGTGCAGGTGTAATTGCTCAAAGTAACGATACTTACGAACTGAACGAAGTAAATAATAAGCTGGGAGCGTTGAAGCTGGCCATCGACAAAGCGGCAACTCTCTTTAATGCATAA
- the trpA gene encoding tryptophan synthase subunit alpha — protein sequence MNRIDQLFKEKGKNILSVYFTAGYPQLDDTVGVIQALEKHGADLLEIGVPFSDPMADGPVIQASGAQSLCNGMSVKTLFSQLTDVRQSVSIPLVLMGYLNPVIQFGFDNYCREAARCGIDGLIIPDLPFAEYMESYKFIAKEYGLRMIMLITPETSEERIRQIDRHTSGFIYMVSNASVTGAKDTFSEDSLEYFRRVNAMQLKNPRLIGFGISNKETYDAACREASGAIIGSKFISLLKSEKTIERAVKKLIQEIR from the coding sequence ATGAACAGGATTGATCAATTATTTAAAGAGAAAGGAAAGAATATCTTATCGGTCTATTTTACCGCAGGATATCCGCAATTAGACGATACAGTTGGTGTAATACAGGCGCTTGAGAAACATGGAGCGGATTTGCTTGAGATTGGTGTGCCGTTTAGCGATCCCATGGCCGATGGACCCGTAATACAGGCTTCTGGAGCGCAGTCGCTCTGTAACGGTATGAGCGTGAAAACTCTTTTTTCACAACTGACCGATGTGCGGCAGTCGGTATCGATCCCTCTGGTGCTGATGGGGTATCTCAACCCGGTAATTCAGTTTGGGTTCGATAATTATTGCAGGGAAGCAGCCAGATGCGGAATTGACGGTCTTATCATTCCCGATTTACCTTTTGCCGAATATATGGAATCTTATAAATTCATTGCTAAAGAGTATGGCCTTCGAATGATAATGCTTATTACTCCTGAAACATCGGAAGAACGGATCAGGCAGATAGACAGACATACTTCCGGCTTTATCTACATGGTCTCCAATGCTTCGGTGACCGGCGCCAAAGACACCTTTAGTGAGGATAGTCTCGAATATTTCCGGCGGGTAAATGCGATGCAGTTAAAGAATCCCCGCCTGATAGGTTTTGGAATATCAAATAAAGAGACATATGATGCTGCCTGCAGGGAAGCTTCGGGAGCAATAATAGGTAGCAAATTCATCTCTCTGCTTAAGAGTGAAAAGACGATTGAAAGAGCAGTGAAAAAACTTATTCAAGAGATCCGCTGA